In Octopus bimaculoides isolate UCB-OBI-ISO-001 chromosome 14, ASM119413v2, whole genome shotgun sequence, the following are encoded in one genomic region:
- the LOC106867366 gene encoding uncharacterized protein LOC106867366 encodes MRQLLYQTNNPVAITRNAEEIFNRNLQTIKSKSQFFLEMEQTPDEWKFSTTQRRLPPVPQRCDSIHSQERRTSCNYNSGSLTSQKDREASKSNGKTKPYDETPAEPEYTNDNPVAATILKGQQIQDTYLQPT; translated from the exons ATGAGACAATTACTATATCAGACTAACAATCCTGTTGCAATAACAAGAAATGCAGAAGAGATATTTAACCGAAATCTTCAGACAATAAAATCTAAAAGTCAGTTTTTTCTGGAAATGGAACAGACACCAGATGAGTGGAAATTCTCAACAACACAAAGGAGACTTCCACCTGTGCCTCAG AGATGTGATTCAATCCATAGTCAAGAACGTCGCACCAGTTGCAACTACAACAGTGGCTCCTTAACATCCCAAAAGGACAGAGAAGCTAGCAAGAGTAATGGCAAGACTAAACCATATGATGAGACACCTGCAGAACCAG AATATACCAATGACAATCCAGTTGCAGCCACAATACTAAAGGGACAACAAATACAAGATACCTATCTACAGCCAACATAA